The genomic region CTGCTTCAAACTCCGACATGTTCCCGTGCGTACCCTCTCCGCGACCGACCTGCAATCAGAGTGCCTTCGACACTCTGACCCTTGCTCCCCCTTTGACAGGTTCCCGCTTCCGAGCAATGATGAAAAGCGGCCTAATCATACTCGAAGGGGAGCGATAATTCAAAGACGGAAGGGTCAGCGGTTCTTTTACGGGGGGAAAGCGTGAGTTTTCCCATCGGGGCAGTCACCGGTAGGCGATGCGCCTGCCGACACTCAGAGACGACACCTTCACACTGCCCGTTTCATCGAGCCAGGGATCGGTCTGAAGCCGATTCGTTATCGAGGCCAAAGAGTCCTCGGCGTTTGGAAACAGCAAGCTGGGCTCGGTGAACAATCCTTGGGATGCGGGCGCGCCGTCATTCCCTCTCGGGGAGATATTCGACGATCTTGCCCGCGAGAGCCGAGGCCGCCACCGTCAGCGGACTGGCCAGATAGAGCTGACCGGGGCCGCTGCGTCCGGGGAAGTTTCGATTCTGCGCGCTGATGGCGACTTCATCAGGACGCACGGTCGCTCCCGGACCGGCATTGATGCAGGCCCCGCAACTCGGTTCGATCACAATGGCTCCGGCCTTCTGGAAGATCTCCAGATAGCCGCGTTGCCGACAATACTCGCGCACGTCCTGCGACCCAAACTGAATGTAGAATCGCACATCGGGATGAACGCGCCGTCCGCGTTTCACCGCCTCGGCGAGAACGCGCGCGTACATGTCCATATCCTCTTTCTTCCCGGCGGTACACGAGCCGCCATAGGCGATGGTGATCTTCACCTCATGGCCGAGTTCGGAGACAAACAGACCGTTGCCCGGATCGCCGGGCAGCGCCACCATCGGTCGGAGTTGCGAAGCATCGAGTTCGATGACCTCGGCGTATTCGGCCTCCCGATCGCTTTCCAGTCCCTCGACGAGTCGTTCGGCTTCCGCTCGTGACAGGCCGCGCCGCTGCACGAGGAAATCAACGGTCTTTTGATCGGGAGCGACGATGCCGGTGAATCCTCCGATCTCCGCCGCCATGTTCGTCAGCGTGGCCCGTTCATCAATGTCAAGCGCCTCGACGGCCTCACCGGCATACTCGATGATCTTGCCGATGGCTTTCCCGCTCCGGACGTAATCGAGATGCAGGATGGCCAGGACGAAATCCTTCGCCGTCACGTTCTCCGGCTTGCGTCCGCGAATGACGATCTTGACCGATTCGGGGACGCGCACCCGGACATCCCGTGTGATCCAGGAGTTGAAGAGATCGGTCGTCCCGATGCCGAAGGCGATCGCGCCGATGGCTCCCGAATGGGGTGTGTGCGAGTCCGATCCCACGATGACCTGACCGGGCAGGGCATAGCGTTCGAGCACGATGCTATGACAGATGCCTTCGGAGCCTTTGCGGTCGGTGAGTTCGCCGTGATACCGAATTCCCTGTCGCCGGGCAAATGCTTCCTGCTTGAGCTTGAGCTGGAGGGCGAGATCAAGAAGTCCCATCGCCCGTCGCTCCGGCGGCATCACATCGTCGAGGAACGTCAGATGATCCCGGAACAGCAGGATGGACTGGGGATCGGCGACCGGTTGGTCCGGTCCGACATATTTTTCAAAGAAAATGGCGGCCATCGGAGTCACGTATTCGTGGCTGAATCGGAGATCGGCGCGAACGAATCCGGCATCGCCCGGTTTCACCGCTTGAACCCCGACTCGGTTCTCGGCCAGATCCACGACCAGGTGACGCGCCAGGATTTTCTCGCCGAGGGTCATCGGTCGCGGAGGCGTCGTGATCGGTGGAACGACGGCGCGCCCCTGGAGCCGCGCGACGTTGAAGGGAAAAAGTCCCCCGTATTCGATGATCTGTCGGGTGATTTCATCCTCTCCCTCGGTGAAAGCGCTCAGGGGAATCTCCCGACCGGAGCGAATCGAGGTGAGCAGATCGAAGTTAGTCGTCGTCAGCAGGCCGAGATTTTGACAGTTTTGTTTGTAGATTCGTTCAATATTTTCCGCCACCACGACGCGGATTCCCGCGCACATCTCGGCAAACGGCGATTGTTCCCGACTGCTCCCTTTCCCTCGCCGTTTGCCCGAAACGGAGGCGACGAAGCCGCCGCGCTTGACGTCTCCCCGCCCGATGGGGAGCTGGCCTCCCGCCTTCAGCCCCGTGTAGGGAAACTCGCCGAGCGTCTCATCGAAATAAAAACAGATGTGGGCCGGCGTGATTTCATCGGTGGAAATATCATCCCGGAGCTTGATCGAGGGATCCCACTGAAGATCTTCTCCTGCGAGTTGCCGTCGGATCAGGTCGGGATCTTCGGTCAAAAAGAGGATCCGCCCGCTCAGGCGAACGGTCTCGGGGCGTTTCGTCACAGTTCGATGCAGCAAACTCTCAATCATAGGAACTCCTTCACCGCCCGGTGCGATGCACGCCGGTGTCGGGCGGGTTTTCGAGTCCGCGACCGATCACGGATGAACGTGGATGGGGCATAGCGGTCACCTCTGCCCGTGCTCCTCCCCGGTGATCTTCCCCTTTAGAGGCTCGCATACGCTCGAGGCTCGTAGGCGGGATCAACGTCTGTCGGATAAGAACCGGTGTAACAGGCCGTGCAATAGCGCGTGTCCTCCGGATCACCGCAGGCTTCGAGCAGCGACCGGTAGCTGAGATAGCCGAGACTGTCGGCTCCGACGAACCGGCGAATCTCCTCGACCGACATTCGAGCGGCGATCAACTCTTCTTTTTTGGGCGTGTCAATGCCGTAGTAACAGGGCGAGAGCGTCGGAGGGCAACTGATGCGCAGATGAACTTCACGGGCACCGGCCGAGCGGACCATCTGAACGATTTCGCGACAGGTCGTTCCCCGCACAATCGAATCATCCACCAGAACGACGCGGCGTCCGTCGAGCAGCTCGCGGACGGGATTGAGCTTGACCTTCACCCACAGATTGCGGATCGTGGCGCGCGGTTCGATGAATGTTCGCCCGACATAGTGATTTCTGACGAGGCCGAAGACAAACGGGATGCCGGATTCGCTGGCATAGCCGATGGCCGCCGCGACGCCCGAATCGGGGACCGGAACGACGACGTCCGCCTCGGCGGGATGCTCGCGGGCCAGGAGCCGACCCAGTTGATACCGCGATTGGCTCACCGGCCGTCCAAAAATGATGCTATCGGGCCGGGAGAAGTAGACGTGCTCGAAGATGCATTGTGTCGGCCGCCGACGCGGGAAGGGGAAAAGGGACGTCATCCCCCCTTCATCAACGACGATCATTTCGCCCGGCTCGACATCGCGGATGAGCGTCGCGCCGATGAGATCGAAGGCACAACTTTCAGAGGCAAACACCACCGAGCCGTCGAGCTGTCCGAGAAGCAGCGGGCGAAACCCGTGAGGATCGCGCACGGCAATCAAACAGGAGGGCGTGGCAAAGAGCATCGAGTAGGCTCCATCGAGCGTCGTGAGGGCCTCGATGATGGCCTCAACCAGTTGAGGCTTGCGCGAGCGGGCAATCAGATGCAGCACGACTTCAGTATCGCTGGTGGATTGGAAGATGGCCCCCTCCTTTTGGAGCAGGCGCCGCAGCCGCAGTGCTCGTGGCATGTTCCCGTTGTGGCAAACGGCGATCTGGCCGGCGTGATACCCCACCAGCATCGGTTGCGCTTCCCGCAGGCTCACGTCGCCGGCCGTCGAGTAACGAACGTGACCGATGGCGCTTCGGCCGCTGAGTGAGGCGAACGTTTCTTCGGTGAAAATCTCACTCACATAACCCATGCCTCGCACGACCGTCATCTGCTGTCCGGTCGCGACGGCAATTCCCCCCGATTCCTGTCCTCGATGTTGAAGCGCGTAGAGCCCAAAATAGGTCAGCCGAGCAGCTTCCTCATGATTGTAGATGCCAAAGATGCCACACATTCGCTACGGATACCCTCACGTGATCGCACCGATCATTAGACCCACCTTTTATTACAACTCCCAGCAAATGTCAACGGTATTGTTTGGAGTCCTCCCCCCGTTTGTGCTTGCGCCGGGTGTATTCTCCGGCCATAATCCCCTCGCAATTCCGAGGGAGGAACAACGATCATGATTAAGTGGGATCGGAACCGAAAGTACGCTCGGACTATCCTGGAAGCTATCGGGCTGACGCCGCTTGTCCGGCTCAACCGGATCACGCAGGGCCGGCGGACGGAAATCTTCGTCAAACTGGAGTTTCTCAGCCCCACCAGTAGTTTGAAGGATCGGATTTATGCTTTCATGATCAGCCGGGCGGAGAAGCGCGGGGAGTTGCGACCGGGCATGACGATTTTGGAATGTTCCACCGGCAATGCCGGAATCTCCTGTGCGCTGGTGGCCGCCCTGAAGGGGTACCCCTGCATCATCGTAATGCCCGAAGGCATGAGCGAAGAACGAAAGAAAATGATTCGAGCGCTGGGAGCGGAATTGGTCTTTACGCCGGGAGGAGAATCCGATGTGGACCAGGCCCTCCAGAAACTCGACGAGATTCGCCGCCAGAATCCTGATCAGTTCTGGGTGCCGGGACAGTTTGACAATCCCGATAACATTGAAGCCCACTTCAAAACAACGGGACCGGAGATTTGGGAGCAGGTGGGAGGGCAACTTGATGCGTTTGTGGTGACGGTCGGAAGCGGCGGTTCCCTCACCGGCATCGGACGTTATCTCCGCCGCAAGAGTCACAAGATCAAAATCTACGCGGCTGAGCCGGCGGAGTGCCCTTTGCTGTCGCGTGGACAATGGGGAGTGCATCGCATCGAGGGGGTCAGCGATGGATTCATCCCGCGCGATCTCGACCTGAGCCTGCTCAACGGCGTCATCGTCATCAGTTCCCAGGACGCTGTTGACATGGCCCGGCGGCTCGCCCGCGAGGAAGGGATTTTCTGTGGCCTCTCGTCAGGGGCCAACGTCGCCGCAGCGGTGAAACTGGCGCAGCATCACCCGGAGATCAAACGCATCGTCACCCTCATCGCCGATACCGGCGAGCGCTATTTCTCGACCGAACTGTGGGGAACGCCCAAGAAACTGACATCACCGAAGCGGGAACGTTCGCTCGACGCCTATACCCGCGAACAACTGGAGATTTATCAGTCCACCTGGGAGATTATTCCATAGCATTGAGTCAGG from Blastocatellia bacterium harbors:
- a CDS encoding aconitase family protein, which translates into the protein MIESLLHRTVTKRPETVRLSGRILFLTEDPDLIRRQLAGEDLQWDPSIKLRDDISTDEITPAHICFYFDETLGEFPYTGLKAGGQLPIGRGDVKRGGFVASVSGKRRGKGSSREQSPFAEMCAGIRVVVAENIERIYKQNCQNLGLLTTTNFDLLTSIRSGREIPLSAFTEGEDEITRQIIEYGGLFPFNVARLQGRAVVPPITTPPRPMTLGEKILARHLVVDLAENRVGVQAVKPGDAGFVRADLRFSHEYVTPMAAIFFEKYVGPDQPVADPQSILLFRDHLTFLDDVMPPERRAMGLLDLALQLKLKQEAFARRQGIRYHGELTDRKGSEGICHSIVLERYALPGQVIVGSDSHTPHSGAIGAIAFGIGTTDLFNSWITRDVRVRVPESVKIVIRGRKPENVTAKDFVLAILHLDYVRSGKAIGKIIEYAGEAVEALDIDERATLTNMAAEIGGFTGIVAPDQKTVDFLVQRRGLSRAEAERLVEGLESDREAEYAEVIELDASQLRPMVALPGDPGNGLFVSELGHEVKITIAYGGSCTAGKKEDMDMYARVLAEAVKRGRRVHPDVRFYIQFGSQDVREYCRQRGYLEIFQKAGAIVIEPSCGACINAGPGATVRPDEVAISAQNRNFPGRSGPGQLYLASPLTVAASALAGKIVEYLPERE
- the purF gene encoding amidophosphoribosyltransferase, producing the protein MCGIFGIYNHEEAARLTYFGLYALQHRGQESGGIAVATGQQMTVVRGMGYVSEIFTEETFASLSGRSAIGHVRYSTAGDVSLREAQPMLVGYHAGQIAVCHNGNMPRALRLRRLLQKEGAIFQSTSDTEVVLHLIARSRKPQLVEAIIEALTTLDGAYSMLFATPSCLIAVRDPHGFRPLLLGQLDGSVVFASESCAFDLIGATLIRDVEPGEMIVVDEGGMTSLFPFPRRRPTQCIFEHVYFSRPDSIIFGRPVSQSRYQLGRLLAREHPAEADVVVPVPDSGVAAAIGYASESGIPFVFGLVRNHYVGRTFIEPRATIRNLWVKVKLNPVRELLDGRRVVLVDDSIVRGTTCREIVQMVRSAGAREVHLRISCPPTLSPCYYGIDTPKKEELIAARMSVEEIRRFVGADSLGYLSYRSLLEACGDPEDTRYCTACYTGSYPTDVDPAYEPRAYASL
- the cysK gene encoding cysteine synthase A, which produces MIKWDRNRKYARTILEAIGLTPLVRLNRITQGRRTEIFVKLEFLSPTSSLKDRIYAFMISRAEKRGELRPGMTILECSTGNAGISCALVAALKGYPCIIVMPEGMSEERKKMIRALGAELVFTPGGESDVDQALQKLDEIRRQNPDQFWVPGQFDNPDNIEAHFKTTGPEIWEQVGGQLDAFVVTVGSGGSLTGIGRYLRRKSHKIKIYAAEPAECPLLSRGQWGVHRIEGVSDGFIPRDLDLSLLNGVIVISSQDAVDMARRLAREEGIFCGLSSGANVAAAVKLAQHHPEIKRIVTLIADTGERYFSTELWGTPKKLTSPKRERSLDAYTREQLEIYQSTWEIIP